From the Tenacibaculum dicentrarchi genome, the window AGTAGTTATGTTTTTTTTGATTTAAAAGTTAATTTTATTAGGATAGATAGGATAAAAGAACGTATCTTTGCACTCGAAATCGCGGGATAGAGCAGTAGGTAGCTCGTCGGGCTCATAACCCGAAGGTCACTGGTTCGAGTCCAGTTCCCGCTACTAAGCTCAAAGCTTCACAGAAATGTGAAGCTTTTTTTGTGCTTAAAAATAAAATAAATAAAAAACACATTTTATTTGGTGGGTATGCTAAAAGGTTGTAGTTTTGCACTCACAAATCGCGGGATAGAGCAGTAGGTAGCTCGTCGGGCTCATAACCCGAAGGTCACTGGTTCGAGTCCAGTTCCCGCTACTAAGCTCAAAGCTTCACAGAAATGTGAAGCTTTTTTTATGCTTAAAATTTAAAAATAAATAAAAAACAATTTTTATTAGGTGGGGTATGTAAAAGTGTGTATCTTTGCATTCGAAATCGCGGGATAGAGCAGTAGGTAGCTCGTCGGGCTCATAACCCGAAGGTCACTGGTTCGAGTCCAGTTCCCGCTACTATTAAAAAGAGTAATCACTTATGATTACTCTTTTTTTTTGTTAAATTTTCAAAATTAGAACATTTTTTTTTTGATGTAATCGTATTTTATGTAGAAAGATGTTATTTTTACGAAAAATATAAAACTATTAATCATATAATAATGAGTAAATTACTAACAATTTTAAGCTTTCTATTAAGTTTTGTTTCTTATGGGCAATTGGATAACCCTATAAAATGGACTACGAGTGTAGAAAAAATATCAGAAAAAGAAAGTGAATTAATAGTGACAGCAACTTTAGATGAAGAGTGGCATATTTATTCTCAAAAAATAGCTAATGGTGGACCAATACCTACTTTATTTTCTTTTACAGGAGATCAGCGTTATTTAAAACAAGGAGTGACAAAAGAAGGCGCAGGACAAGTTATTGATGATGAAATATTTGAAATGCGTATTAAATATTTTGATAATACGGCAGTATTTACACAGCGAATTCGATTAAAAACAAATGAGAAATTTGTTATAAAAGGAACTGTTGAGTACATGGTTTGTTCAAATGAAACTTGTTTTCCTCCAGAAGAAGTAGATTTATCTTTTAAAATTAATTAAACCCCCAAATAAATTTCGATGAAAAAAAACTGCATACTACTATTTATTTTATTGATAACCATATCAGTAAAAGGTCAAATATTTAATCCTATTGAGTGGAAGACTAAAGTCGAAAAAACATCCGATTCTAATTATAAATTAATAACTCAAGCGACCATCAAAGAGGGCTGGAGTTTGTACTCGCAAGATGTACCTAAATCAGGACCAATTCCGACCACTTTTTTTTATCAAGAAAAAGAAAATAAGATTAAATTAATCGGAAAAACCAAAGAGCCTAAAGGTAAAACTAAATTTACAAAATTGTTTAATGAGCAAGGAATGACTATTAAATCGTTTGCTCATAAAGCTATTTTTGAACAACAAATTGAGTTAATCGACTCAAAAACAACTAAAATTAATGCTTTTGTTGAATTTATTGCCTGTACAGATGAGCAGTGTTTACCTCCAAAAGAACTTGATTTAGTTTTTGATATCAGTAAGGCTGTTTCTGTAAAATCAGTTGATAAAGATAAAACGAAGAAAGATAAAAAAGGAATGATAGCCATCTTTTTTATCGCTTTTTTATCAGGGTTTGCAGCCTTGTTAACTCCCTGTGTTTTTCCAATGATTCCGATGACGGTAAGCTTTTTTACCAAACAAAGTAAAAGCAAGGCACAAGGAATTAAAAATGCCATTATTTATGGAGTATCAATAATTGGAATATACGTATTATTAGGAACCGTAGTAACGGGTATTTTTGGGGCAGATGCTTTAAATGCGCTTTCTACCAATGTTTGGTTTAACGTTGTTTTCTTTTTAATATTAGTAGTTTTTGCTACATCATTTTTAGGCGCTTTTGAAATTACCTTACCAAGTTCTTGGGCT encodes:
- a CDS encoding protein-disulfide reductase DsbD domain-containing protein translates to MSKLLTILSFLLSFVSYGQLDNPIKWTTSVEKISEKESELIVTATLDEEWHIYSQKIANGGPIPTLFSFTGDQRYLKQGVTKEGAGQVIDDEIFEMRIKYFDNTAVFTQRIRLKTNEKFVIKGTVEYMVCSNETCFPPEEVDLSFKIN